One Eurosta solidaginis isolate ZX-2024a chromosome 5, ASM4086904v1, whole genome shotgun sequence DNA segment encodes these proteins:
- the LOC137252637 gene encoding transcription factor Adf-1-like: protein MDDNLIQLVRDCPCLYDKTHKDFKDSNQKRLAWIQIGSNLGVDESVAMKRWGNLRERFGKELRNSNRASGSGAVNGRQWELMESLQFLRGHIVPRPMRQSSQMLDCGSKEVCLSFSESLICSTPTPQSSPIPSAQPPASEPSTITPSEHAPISIPPVEPSTIPPTEPSTIPPAEVSTDSSAPSTSRRKRAADKRDDLDAAILDTIKTFKEVCERKARREEFSSDVRGFGLMMCSAISKLRESRQAMVMQRCTEIVMQAQIEEHDEAQYEICYEPTGVFGIQLIRSNEARSIYR from the exons ATGGATGACAATCTAATTCAGCTGGTGCGAGACTGCCCTTGCCTCTATGACAAGACACACAAAGATTTTAAAGATTCCAACCAAAAGAGACTAGCGTGGATACAAATTGGGAGTAATCTAGGAGTTGATG AAAGCGTAGCGATGAAGCGATGGGGAAACCTCCGGGAACGCTTTGGTAAAGAATTGCGCAATTCAAACAGAGCTTCTGGAAGTGGTGCTGTTAACGGAAGGCAGTGGGAGCTGATGGAAAGCCTCCAATTTTTAAGAGGGCACATTGTTCCTAGGCC AATGCGGCAAAGCTCTCAAATGCTTGATTGTGGTTCAAAGGAAGTATGTTTAAGTTTTTCCGAGTCCCTCATCTGCAGTACACCCACTCCACAGTCTTCTCCAATTCCTTCAGCTCAGCCACCGGCCTCTGAGCCTTCAACAATTACGCCATCTGAGCATGCACCAATCAGTATTCCGCCAGTTGAGCCATCAACAATTCCGCCCACTGAGCCATCAACAATTCCGCCCGCTGAGGTTTCAACAGATTCGTCTGCACCGTCAACGTCTCGACGAAAACGAGCTGCTGATAAACGTGATGATTTAGACGCTGCTATCCTTGATACAATAAAAACGTTCAAGGAAGTATGTGAACGCAAGGCTCGTCGCGAAGAGTTCAGCTCAGATGTGCGTGGATTTGGGTTGATGATGTGCTCAGCAATTTCCAAGTTAAGGGAGTCAAGACAGGCAATGGTGATGCAGCGCTGCACTGAAATAGTTATGCAGGCTCAAATTGAAGAGCACGACGAAGCGCAGTATGAAATATGCTATGAGCCCACAGGGGTATTCGGAATACAGCTGATCCGTTCCAATGAAGCGAGATCCATATACAGATAG
- the wls gene encoding protein wntless: MAGTILENLSGRKLSALVTLLLLSQTLCFLLGGLLAPLPAGHQVILGMVCKDTPKRQNDTTFWLHLRGVGKCASVSQEEIERHDTKMANEIVYIFQMPLPRGEELDYSRWQQNLIGVLQMDIAYDADVSRIAPPKDMQITIDARLAYRNKGDRQNDWKLYAHSLERRYLDCSLKTASQEESLFSCDMVPLFELGDLHHDFYLLNLRFPIDTDMKMNLNLGHMHDLTLTVIHQNGGFTKVWLSLKTVLFPFVVAIMVWFWRRVHILQRSPALLEYMLIYLGAALTFLNFPLEYLSLFIEMPYLLLLSDIRQGVFYAMLLSFWLVFAGEHMLIQDSPYKSTIRSRYWKHLSAVVVGCLSLFIFDICERGVQMRNPFYSIWNTPFGARVAMSFIILAGISAGIYFLFLCFMVWKVFKNIGAKRTSLPSMSSARRLHYEGLIYRFKFLMLATLICAGLTVAGFIMGQVAEGQWKWDEDMEIQLTSAFLTGVYGMWNIYIFSLLILYAPSHKQWPSNNSDETTQSNENIVAAAASEEIEFSHLPSDSNPTEISSLTSFTRKVAFD, encoded by the exons GGTCGTAAGCTGTCCGCATTGGTTACGCTTTTACTTTTAAGTCAAACACTTTGTTTTCTTTTGGGTGGTCTACTCGCGCCACTACCAGCCGGTCATCAAGTGATATTGGGTATGGTATGCAAAGATACACCAAAGCGTCAAAATGACACTACTTTCTGGTTGCATCTACGCGGTGTTGGCAAATGTGCATCCGTTTCCCAAGAAGAAATTGAGAGGCATGATACAAAAATGGCAAATGAAATcgtatatatttttcaaatgccTCTGCCGCGTGGTGAAGAATTGGACTACTCCCGTTGGCAGCAAAATTTAATTGGAGTATTGCAAATGGATATTGCGTACGATGCGGACGTGTCACGGATTGCACCTCCAAAAGATATGCAAATCACTATAGACGCGCGCCTAGCTTACAG AAATAAAGGCGACAGACAAAATGACTGGAAGCTATATGCACATTCTCTGGAGCGACGTTATTTAGATTGTAGTTTAAAAACAGCAAGTCAGGAAGAATCTTTATTTTCTTGTGATATGGTACCTCTATTTGAGTTGGGCGATCTGCATCATGATTTTTATTTGCTTAATTTGCGTTTTCCGATTGATACCGATATGAAAATGAATCTCAACTTGGGCCATATGCACGATTTAACACTTACAGTCATACATCAAAATGGTGGTTTCACTAAAGTTTGGCTATCGCTAAAAACGGTACTATTCCCATTTGTAGTTGCCATCATGGTTTGGTTTTGGCGTCGTGTGCATATACTACAACGTTCCCCAGCACTTCTAGAATACATGCTTATCTATCTTGGTGCCGCCTTGACCTTCCTCAATTTTCCTTTGGAATATTTGTCTTTGTTCATTGAAATGCCATATTTGCTCCTATTGAGTGATATTCGTCAAGGCGTATTTTATGCAATGTTGTTATCGTTTTGGCTTGTTTTTGCTGGAGAACACATGCTTATTCAAGACTCCCCATATAAATCGACAATACGATCCCGCTATTGGAAACACTTATCAGCTGTTGTTGTCGGATGTTTATCACTCTTCATTTTTGATATATGTGAACGAGGTGTACAAATGCGTAATCCATTCTATTCTATCTGGAATACTCCATTTGGCGCTCGCGTCGCTATGAGTTTCATTATTTTGGCTGGAATTTCTGCCGGTATTTATTTCCTCTTTCTTTGCTTTATGGTTTGGAAGGTTTTCAAGAATATTGGTGCAAAACGTACATCGTTACCATCTATGTCCAGTGCACGTCGGTTACATTATGAAG GTCTCATATACCGCTTCAAATTTCTTATGTTGGCTACACTTATTTGTGCGGGATTAACCGTTGCCGGTTTTATAATGGGTCAAGTTGCAGAAGGACAATGGAAATGGGATGAAGATATGGAAATACAATTAACATCAGCTTTCTTAACAGGTGTTTACGGCATGTGgaacatttatatattttctttgctTATACTCTACGCACCAAGTCATAAACAGTGGCCGTCCAATAATTCGGACGAAACAACACAATCAAATGAAAACATTGTTGCAGCAGCAGCAAGTGAAGAAATTGAATTTAGTCACTTACCATCCGATTCGAATCCTACTGAAATTTCATCGCTCACCTCATTTACTCGAAAAGTTGCATTTGATTAG